The Buttiauxella selenatireducens genome has a window encoding:
- a CDS encoding oxidative damage protection protein, translating to MSRTIFCTYLQRDAEGQDFQLYPGELGKRIYNEISKEAWALWQTKQTMLINERKMSMMNPEHRKELEAEMVNFLFEGKEVHIEGYTPPEK from the coding sequence ATGAGCAGAACTATTTTTTGTACTTACCTGCAACGTGACGCAGAAGGCCAGGATTTCCAACTTTATCCGGGCGAACTGGGCAAACGTATTTATAACGAGATCTCTAAAGAAGCGTGGGCGTTGTGGCAAACCAAACAAACCATGCTGATTAACGAACGTAAAATGAGCATGATGAATCCTGAGCACCGCAAAGAGCTGGAAGCTGAAATGGTCAACTTCCTGTTCGAAGGCAAAGAAGTCCATATCGAAGGCTACACGCCGCCAGAAAAATAA
- the mutY gene encoding A/G-specific adenine glycosylase, translated as MQAPQFANQVLDWYQKYGRKTLPWQLEKTPYKVWLSEVMLQQTQVATVIPYFERFMERFPTVTDLANAPLDEVLHLWTGLGYYARARNLHKAAQMVANQHHGVFPETFEEVAALPGVGRSTAGAILSLSLGKHFPILDGNVKRVLARCYAVSGWPGKKDVEKKLWDIAEQVTPAQGVSQFNQAMMDLGAMVCTRSKPKCELCPVNNICLAYANNSWANYPGKKPKVTIPERTGYFLMMQHQQSILLSQRPAVGLWGGLYCFPQFETEAELRDWLAQRQIPAENLTQLTAFRHTFSHFHLDIVPMWLPVLSFSGCMDEGTALWYNLAQPPSVGLAAPVERLLQQLHADPVVLKPARIVEEE; from the coding sequence ATACAAGCGCCGCAATTCGCCAACCAGGTTCTTGACTGGTATCAAAAATACGGGCGCAAAACCCTGCCATGGCAACTCGAAAAAACGCCTTATAAAGTATGGCTGTCTGAGGTGATGTTGCAACAAACGCAAGTTGCCACCGTCATTCCTTACTTTGAGCGCTTTATGGAGCGCTTCCCAACGGTAACCGATCTTGCCAACGCTCCACTGGATGAAGTTCTGCATTTGTGGACCGGCCTTGGCTATTACGCGCGTGCCAGAAACCTGCACAAAGCTGCGCAAATGGTGGCAAACCAGCACCACGGCGTGTTCCCGGAAACCTTTGAAGAAGTGGCCGCACTTCCCGGCGTTGGGCGTTCTACCGCAGGCGCCATTCTTTCACTTTCACTCGGCAAACATTTCCCTATTTTGGATGGTAACGTCAAACGCGTGCTCGCACGTTGTTACGCAGTCTCTGGCTGGCCGGGCAAAAAAGACGTAGAGAAGAAGCTGTGGGATATAGCCGAACAAGTCACGCCAGCGCAAGGTGTTAGCCAATTTAACCAGGCGATGATGGATCTGGGCGCGATGGTTTGCACCCGCTCGAAACCGAAATGCGAACTGTGCCCGGTGAATAATATTTGTCTGGCGTATGCCAATAATAGCTGGGCTAACTATCCAGGAAAAAAACCGAAGGTGACAATACCGGAGCGTACTGGCTATTTCCTGATGATGCAGCATCAGCAAAGTATTTTGCTATCCCAGCGCCCTGCTGTGGGTCTTTGGGGCGGTTTGTATTGCTTCCCACAGTTCGAAACCGAAGCAGAGTTACGCGACTGGCTAGCACAACGCCAAATCCCTGCGGAAAATCTCACGCAATTAACCGCCTTCCGCCATACATTCAGCCACTTCCATTTGGATATTGTTCCAATGTGGCTCCCGGTGCTTTCGTTTAGCGGGTGCATGGATGAAGGAACCGCTCTCTGGTATAACTTAGCGCAGCCTCCGTCCGTAGGACTGGCCGCTCCGGTAGAGCGTTTATTACAGCAATTACACGCCGATCCGGTGGTACTAAAACCCGCCCGCATCGTTGAAGAGGAATAA
- a CDS encoding YggL family protein has product MAKNRSRRLRKKMHIDEFQELGFSVAWRFPEGTSEEQIDKIVDAFIDDVIDKNGLAFDGGGHLSWEGLICLQEIGKCTEEHQALVRKWLEEHKAEDIRTSDLFDVWWD; this is encoded by the coding sequence ATGGCAAAAAATCGTAGCCGTCGTTTGCGTAAGAAAATGCACATCGACGAATTCCAGGAGTTGGGGTTCTCTGTTGCATGGCGTTTCCCGGAAGGCACCTCCGAAGAACAAATTGATAAAATTGTTGATGCATTTATTGACGATGTTATCGATAAAAACGGTCTGGCTTTTGATGGCGGCGGCCACCTCTCCTGGGAAGGCTTAATCTGTCTGCAGGAAATCGGTAAATGCACCGAGGAGCATCAGGCTCTGGTGCGCAAATGGCTCGAAGAACACAAAGCTGAAGACATTCGCACCAGCGATCTGTTTGATGTTTGGTGGGATTGA
- the trmB gene encoding tRNA (guanosine(46)-N7)-methyltransferase TrmB: MKNDVISPEFNEEGRAMRRIRSFVRRQGRLTKGQEFALENYWPVMGVEYETAPVDFAALFGREAPVTLEIGFGMGTSLVAMAQANPQQNFLGIEVHSPGVGACLATAHEEGVENLRVMCHDAVEVLQKMIPDNSLSMVQLFFPDPWHKARHNKRRIVQVPFAELVKSKLKLGGVFHMATDWEPYAEHMLEVMSSIDGYQNQSQSNDYVPRPDSRPVTKFEQRGHRLGHGVWDLMFERIK; this comes from the coding sequence ATGAAAAATGACGTCATCTCACCGGAATTTAATGAAGAAGGCCGCGCAATGCGCCGGATTCGTAGTTTTGTGCGCCGCCAGGGCCGCCTGACTAAAGGTCAAGAGTTCGCACTGGAAAACTATTGGCCGGTGATGGGCGTTGAATATGAAACCGCACCTGTTGATTTTGCAGCACTATTTGGTCGCGAAGCGCCAGTAACGCTGGAAATTGGTTTTGGCATGGGGACGTCGCTTGTCGCAATGGCACAGGCAAATCCACAGCAGAATTTTTTGGGTATTGAAGTACACTCGCCAGGTGTCGGGGCTTGTCTCGCGACAGCCCATGAAGAGGGCGTTGAGAACCTGCGTGTGATGTGTCACGACGCAGTAGAAGTGTTGCAAAAAATGATTCCTGACAATTCTTTATCTATGGTTCAGCTCTTTTTCCCTGATCCATGGCACAAAGCACGTCATAATAAACGCCGTATCGTTCAAGTGCCGTTTGCCGAGTTGGTGAAAAGCAAATTGAAACTGGGTGGTGTGTTCCATATGGCAACCGACTGGGAACCTTATGCGGAACACATGCTCGAAGTGATGTCCTCTATCGACGGTTATCAAAACCAGTCGCAGAGTAACGACTACGTACCGCGCCCGGATTCACGTCCGGTGACCAAATTTGAACAACGTGGCCATCGTCTTGGTCACGGCGTATGGGACTTAATGTTCGAGAGGATAAAGTAA